From one Thermomicrobiales bacterium genomic stretch:
- a CDS encoding site-2 protease family protein produces the protein MEASVRLGSIRGIRIGIHYSWFIVLVIFSYLLAEGQYPNQYPGWTTTQYWVVAVATVILLFASVLVHELGHSFVAQARGIEVVGITLFIFGGVAEIAEESDEPGGEFAIAIAGPLTSLGLSAIFGGLWMLLHGTNAQVSALLGYLAVVNAILAVFNLIPGFPLDGGRVLRAILWKITGDVRKSTRIVSVIGTFVGSVFFVLGIFAALSGNLINGLWYLALGWFLQNAASSGYRQVEQEELIKGHVVSEVMDPAPLTVQGGFTVAELVHDWFLARNVRGAPVVTNDWFEGIVTISDVRHVPRDRWEETLVKDIMTPRDKVQSVTPDAGIDVALRTMSEHSFDQLPVIADRQLVGLLRRADLVRFLHLQQTLMSDKQRTSRAS, from the coding sequence ATGGAAGCCTCCGTTCGTCTCGGGTCGATTCGTGGCATCCGGATCGGGATCCACTACAGCTGGTTCATCGTCCTCGTTATCTTTTCGTACCTGCTCGCCGAAGGACAGTATCCAAACCAGTATCCCGGGTGGACGACAACACAGTACTGGGTCGTTGCGGTCGCGACCGTTATCCTCCTCTTCGCCTCGGTGCTGGTCCACGAGCTCGGTCACTCGTTCGTCGCACAGGCGCGCGGGATTGAGGTCGTTGGAATCACCCTGTTTATCTTCGGCGGAGTCGCCGAGATCGCAGAAGAGTCAGACGAGCCGGGCGGGGAGTTTGCGATCGCGATCGCCGGCCCGCTCACATCGCTCGGCCTGTCGGCGATCTTCGGTGGCCTCTGGATGCTGCTCCACGGCACGAATGCGCAGGTCAGCGCGCTCCTGGGCTACCTCGCCGTCGTCAATGCAATCCTCGCCGTCTTCAACCTGATCCCCGGCTTCCCGCTGGATGGGGGCCGTGTGCTACGAGCGATCCTCTGGAAGATCACCGGCGATGTCCGGAAGTCGACACGGATCGTCTCGGTGATCGGCACGTTCGTTGGCAGTGTCTTCTTCGTCCTCGGCATTTTCGCCGCGCTGAGCGGCAATCTCATCAACGGGCTCTGGTATCTGGCGCTTGGGTGGTTCCTGCAGAACGCTGCCAGCTCGGGGTATCGGCAGGTCGAGCAGGAGGAGCTGATCAAGGGCCACGTCGTCTCGGAGGTGATGGATCCCGCTCCGCTGACCGTCCAGGGAGGATTCACGGTCGCAGAACTGGTGCACGACTGGTTCCTTGCGCGCAACGTTCGCGGAGCGCCTGTCGTCACGAACGACTGGTTCGAGGGTATCGTCACGATCTCCGACGTCCGCCACGTCCCGCGCGATCGTTGGGAGGAGACGCTGGTGAAGGACATCATGACCCCCCGCGACAAGGTCCAGTCGGTGACGCCGGATGCCGGAATCGACGTGGCGCTGCGGACGATGTCCGAGCATAGCTTCGACCAGCTACCGGTGATTGCCGACAGGCAGCTCGTCGGATTGTTACGCCGCGCCGATCTGGTTCGATTCCTGCACTTGCAACAGACGTTGATGTCAGACAAGCAGCGCACCAGTCGCGCCTCCTGA
- a CDS encoding PadR family transcriptional regulator, with protein MAVEMVLLGLLRQGPRHGYDLTREFLPETVLGDIVRLEPSLLYANLKKLERDGLVRSTVQQQGSRPARRMLELTDLGVETLDRWLAEPVERTRDLRLAFLLKLYVARMPGSGDAEGLVERQRDVCRRFVASLREQLDSEEDEFRRLVIEMRLAQNVALLEWLDRASGRVRA; from the coding sequence GTGGCTGTGGAGATGGTGCTGCTGGGCCTCCTGCGACAGGGGCCGCGCCATGGCTACGACCTGACTCGTGAGTTCTTGCCGGAGACTGTCCTTGGCGACATAGTCCGTCTCGAGCCGAGCCTGCTGTACGCGAACCTCAAGAAGCTCGAACGCGATGGATTAGTGCGTTCCACCGTTCAGCAGCAGGGCTCGCGGCCGGCGAGACGGATGTTGGAACTGACCGATCTGGGCGTCGAGACGCTTGATCGCTGGCTGGCCGAGCCCGTAGAGCGTACGCGAGACCTCCGCCTGGCGTTCCTGTTGAAGCTGTACGTCGCCCGGATGCCAGGCTCAGGGGATGCTGAGGGGCTTGTCGAAAGGCAGCGCGATGTCTGTCGTCGCTTCGTCGCGTCACTGCGCGAGCAGCTTGACTCGGAAGAGGACGAATTCCGCCGGCTCGTTATCGAGATGCGACTCGCGCAGAATGTCGCGCTGCTGGAATGGCTGGATCGTGCGAGCGGACGGGTGCGAGCATGA
- a CDS encoding ABC transporter permease — protein MRETLPAAAAPVERDDALRPASRLSLFPPARAALIVASLALLVFLGLPIAAIFIRGVPSGALSRALDDPIVHQALTLSLITTSVTLLASISVGTPVAYLLARYRFRGHQLLDTLVDLPMVLPPAVAGVALLMAFGRRGVAGPFLSGLGIEIPFTTLAVILAQTFVAAPFFVRSARAGFESVDSGLEEIAATLGASRLTIFRTVTVPLALPALLGGAVMAWARALGEFGATLMFAGNFAGRTQTMPLAIYETLESGRLDSTLALSIILVVVSFSVLLLFKLLVRHGGGVAATEVRPRA, from the coding sequence ATGCGTGAGACGCTCCCGGCTGCGGCCGCGCCAGTCGAACGCGACGATGCGCTCCGGCCGGCCAGCCGCCTGTCGCTGTTCCCGCCGGCTCGCGCGGCGCTGATCGTCGCCAGCCTGGCGCTACTCGTATTCCTGGGCCTCCCCATCGCCGCGATCTTCATCCGCGGGGTCCCGTCCGGCGCGCTGTCTCGCGCGCTCGACGATCCGATCGTCCACCAGGCGCTGACGTTGTCGTTGATCACGACATCCGTGACGCTCCTTGCCTCGATTTCCGTCGGCACACCGGTAGCCTACCTGTTGGCGCGGTATCGATTTCGAGGACATCAGCTGCTTGATACGCTGGTCGATCTCCCGATGGTGTTGCCGCCTGCCGTGGCCGGTGTTGCCCTGTTGATGGCATTTGGCCGGCGCGGGGTGGCTGGGCCGTTTCTATCGGGGCTGGGAATCGAGATCCCATTTACGACCCTGGCAGTGATCCTTGCTCAGACATTTGTTGCGGCGCCGTTTTTCGTCCGCTCGGCACGCGCGGGATTCGAGTCGGTGGATTCCGGTCTGGAAGAGATTGCGGCAACGCTCGGCGCAAGCCGGCTGACGATCTTTCGAACCGTTACGGTTCCGCTGGCTCTGCCGGCGCTCCTGGGCGGGGCGGTGATGGCATGGGCGCGAGCGCTTGGCGAGTTCGGCGCCACGTTGATGTTCGCCGGGAACTTCGCCGGCCGCACGCAGACGATGCCGCTGGCGATCTATGAGACCCTCGAGTCGGGACGACTCGACTCGACGCTGGCGTTGTCGATCATTCTCGTCGTCGTCTCATTCAGTGTGCTGCTGCTGTTCAAGCTGCTGGTCCGGCACGGCGGCGGGGTAGCGGCCACCGAGGTCCGGCCGCGTGCTTGA
- a CDS encoding ABC transporter ATP-binding protein, translated as MLDIRVRKRVSAFELDVTLSVENGILVLFGPSGAGKTMLLRAIAGVVSVDAGQIRLGERVLLDSERGLSLDPRQRKIGYVPQDYALFPHLSALNNITYPMTAGRRLRPAEARIRARELLDVVGLGDRATARPGELSGGQQQRIALARAVAADPEALLLDEPLAALDAPTRLELRSLLQVIQRDLGVPVVFVTHDLEEAVTVGSTMAIMVDGRLRQVDRVARVLATPADRVVAELVQARNIFAGVASRDASGMRVETPVGRLRSPRQVHEGQVDVVLRSDLLRLLTSDAPAGERGTELSGEIVDVLDYGTRATIVVAIGAGHLEVGVSRGEIGRLKLGTGGQSRVFVPEAAVHVIGLDADNSRE; from the coding sequence GTGCTTGATATCCGCGTTCGAAAGCGCGTCTCGGCATTCGAGCTCGACGTCACGCTGTCGGTCGAGAACGGCATCCTCGTTCTGTTCGGCCCTTCTGGGGCAGGGAAGACGATGCTTCTTCGCGCGATCGCCGGCGTCGTGTCGGTCGACGCGGGGCAGATCCGACTCGGCGAGCGCGTGCTGCTCGACTCCGAACGCGGGCTCTCGCTCGACCCGCGTCAACGGAAGATCGGTTACGTGCCCCAGGATTACGCGCTGTTCCCGCACCTCAGCGCGCTGAACAATATCACCTATCCGATGACCGCTGGCCGCCGCTTGCGGCCGGCCGAAGCTCGCATTCGCGCGCGTGAGCTGCTCGACGTGGTTGGGCTCGGCGACCGAGCAACGGCCCGACCCGGCGAGCTCTCGGGAGGTCAGCAGCAACGAATCGCGCTGGCGCGGGCCGTTGCTGCTGACCCGGAGGCGCTGCTGCTGGATGAGCCACTTGCCGCGCTGGACGCGCCGACCCGGCTGGAGTTGCGATCGCTCCTTCAGGTGATCCAACGCGACCTCGGCGTGCCGGTCGTCTTTGTGACTCACGACCTCGAAGAGGCGGTGACTGTCGGCTCGACAATGGCGATCATGGTGGATGGCCGGCTTCGCCAGGTCGATCGTGTCGCTCGTGTTCTCGCGACGCCCGCCGACCGGGTGGTTGCCGAGCTCGTCCAGGCTCGGAACATTTTCGCCGGTGTCGCGTCGCGCGATGCGAGCGGAATGCGTGTCGAAACGCCCGTCGGCCGGCTTCGGAGCCCTCGTCAGGTTCACGAGGGACAGGTCGACGTCGTGCTCAGGTCCGACCTCCTGCGCCTGCTTACCAGTGACGCCCCAGCCGGCGAGCGAGGCACGGAACTATCAGGCGAGATCGTCGATGTGCTCGACTACGGCACCAGAGCAACGATCGTCGTGGCGATCGGGGCTGGACATCTGGAGGTTGGTGTATCGCGCGGAGAGATCGGCCGGCTGAAGCTCGGGACAGGCGGTCAGTCTCGGGTGTTTGTGCCAGAAGCTGCCGTTCACGTGATCGGGCTGGACGCAGACAACAGCCGCGAGTAG
- the glgX gene encoding glycogen debranching protein GlgX: MSRRQRPGAPYPLGATWDGRGVNFAIFSENATSVRLCLFDAGNPAVESEQIPLHEVTAHVWHTYLPDIHPGQRYGYRVDGPYEPGNGLRFNPNKLLIDPYARALTGQLDWDAPVFGFDLHDDDGDLSFDEQDDAWGVPKGVVIDPEFDWDDDQLPRIPWQDSIIYETHVKGFSIRNPAVPEQLRGTYAGVAHPASIDYLTSLGITAVELMPVHAFLDDGHLLERGLSNYWGYNSLCFFAPDGRYSSSGDCGAQVREFKAMVKALHRAGIEVILDVVYNHTAEGSELGPTLSLRGIDNTSYYRLVADDPRYYFDFTGTGNSLNPRHPQVLQLIMDSLRYWVTEMHVDGFRFDLAATLARELHDVDRLSAFFDIIHQDPVISQVKLIAEPWDVGEGGYQVGNFPVLWTEWNGKYRDTVRQFWKGDEGLMADLAYRLTGSSDLYQNDGRKPYASINFVTAHDGFTLADLVSFNTKHNEANGDENQDGADDNISWNCGAEGPTDDPEIRALRAQQQRNFLATLLLSQGVPMLSGGDEIGRTQGGNNNTYCQDNATSWYDWDLDPAGDALLSFTKRLIAIRKRHPVLRRRRFFQGRRVYGSDIRDITWFRPDGKLMTDDEWDAGWIRTLGMRLAGDALGDVDERGEPIVDDTLLILASAHHEPIDFMMPGVQPGVEWELIFDTSSPGPNEQPRRYTVGENYRLAGRSVSLLRRVDE, from the coding sequence TTGAGCCGCAGACAACGACCCGGCGCACCCTATCCGTTGGGCGCGACCTGGGACGGGAGAGGCGTCAACTTCGCCATCTTCTCCGAGAATGCAACCAGCGTTCGGCTCTGTCTCTTCGATGCCGGCAACCCTGCGGTCGAGAGTGAACAGATACCCCTCCACGAGGTGACAGCGCATGTCTGGCACACCTATCTGCCCGACATCCACCCCGGCCAGCGCTACGGCTACCGCGTCGATGGCCCGTACGAGCCGGGGAACGGGCTGCGCTTCAACCCCAACAAGCTGCTGATCGACCCGTACGCGAGGGCGCTCACTGGTCAACTGGACTGGGACGCACCGGTCTTCGGCTTCGACCTGCACGATGACGACGGCGATCTGTCGTTCGACGAGCAAGATGATGCCTGGGGCGTGCCGAAGGGCGTGGTAATTGACCCGGAGTTCGACTGGGACGATGACCAGCTCCCGCGTATCCCCTGGCAGGATTCGATCATCTACGAGACCCACGTCAAGGGCTTCAGCATCCGAAACCCCGCCGTGCCGGAACAGCTACGCGGGACCTACGCCGGCGTCGCGCACCCGGCCTCTATCGACTACCTCACCAGCCTCGGAATCACCGCCGTCGAGCTGATGCCGGTGCATGCATTCCTCGACGATGGTCATCTCCTCGAACGAGGCCTCTCGAACTACTGGGGGTACAACTCACTCTGCTTCTTCGCGCCCGATGGACGATACAGCAGCTCGGGTGACTGCGGCGCGCAGGTGCGCGAATTCAAGGCGATGGTCAAGGCCCTGCATCGTGCCGGCATCGAAGTCATCCTCGATGTCGTCTACAACCACACCGCCGAGGGCAGCGAGCTCGGCCCCACGCTGTCGCTGCGCGGCATCGACAATACCTCGTACTACCGCCTCGTCGCTGACGACCCGCGCTACTACTTCGACTTCACGGGAACAGGCAATTCACTGAACCCACGCCATCCCCAGGTGTTGCAGCTCATCATGGATTCGCTGCGCTACTGGGTCACCGAGATGCACGTGGATGGCTTCCGATTCGACCTGGCCGCCACCCTGGCCCGCGAGCTGCATGACGTCGATCGATTGTCGGCGTTCTTTGACATCATCCACCAGGATCCTGTCATCTCGCAGGTCAAGCTGATCGCCGAGCCGTGGGACGTCGGCGAGGGCGGCTACCAGGTCGGCAACTTCCCGGTGCTGTGGACCGAGTGGAACGGCAAGTACCGAGACACCGTCCGGCAGTTCTGGAAGGGCGACGAGGGCTTGATGGCCGACCTCGCCTACCGCTTGACCGGCTCGAGTGACCTCTACCAGAACGACGGACGAAAACCGTACGCCAGCATCAACTTCGTCACCGCCCACGACGGGTTCACGCTCGCCGATCTCGTCTCATTCAATACGAAGCACAACGAGGCCAACGGCGACGAGAACCAGGACGGCGCCGACGACAACATCTCGTGGAATTGCGGTGCGGAGGGGCCGACGGACGACCCGGAAATCAGGGCATTACGCGCGCAGCAGCAGCGCAACTTCCTCGCCACGCTCCTGCTCTCGCAAGGCGTGCCGATGCTATCGGGTGGAGACGAGATTGGTCGGACACAGGGCGGCAACAACAATACGTACTGCCAGGACAACGCGACCTCGTGGTACGACTGGGATCTCGACCCGGCCGGCGACGCGCTGCTCAGCTTCACGAAGCGGCTCATCGCTATTCGCAAGCGACACCCGGTTCTCCGCCGCAGACGATTCTTCCAGGGACGACGTGTCTACGGATCGGATATCCGTGACATCACCTGGTTCCGTCCCGACGGCAAGCTGATGACCGACGACGAATGGGATGCAGGATGGATTCGGACACTCGGCATGCGCCTGGCCGGCGATGCGCTCGGCGATGTCGACGAGCGCGGCGAACCGATCGTCGACGACACGCTGCTAATCCTGGCTTCCGCGCACCATGAGCCAATCGACTTCATGATGCCGGGCGTTCAGCCGGGGGTCGAATGGGAGCTCATCTTCGATACGAGCTCTCCGGGCCCGAACGAGCAACCACGACGGTACACCGTCGGCGAGAACTACCGGCTCGCGGGGCGGTCGGTTTCCTTGCTCAGAAGAGTCGATGAGTAA
- a CDS encoding AAA domain-containing protein, which yields MTEPLLQPLSESQTKTIVPTDVARFVRLGQCERFLRFRLHERAHGTGFMGEYGVRAQRIPALFPRSGQEFEDRIEGEAAERGRTVSFRDAAKTGGWTDNNAEIVQLARSLPAGESVLLFQPRVSADVDGWRIRGAIDLLRLARDDDGRLGALIADMKATRATKVDHRLQVAFYHEMIATVFAEAGIDLAGIELGILYRGPSTPDTALSEAERRERDDQRALAMEIFGLSEGLLEVIRDPLPYLGSVRDLVTDERSTARRVAAMEFADVPFHIDRHCDSCIYNEFCMKWAFAHDDLSVLPHATINDKRALQQIGITTVADLAALKTPASPGSLDLVSTPGLEALAQRAATTWPIGPRVDELVLRARSYRSRMRHDGEKPPSFIPDKGYGSLPLSSPDLHPNLVRIYVDVQGDYLHDRVYMLGALIVGCEEGEEHETRRRVVVRLAGGPPDTAAAERDLLIGWMSEVLATIVAVAAADEDGEPNAPIHLIFWDSLSQTLLLDALARHFQSVLDATALYDFMTQVAGYDSPLTTFLSEEIRQRRNYPFVCQSLQSVAAWLGFDWNTPEPYRKTFAGRMFDFWGRFDPEDDESWFMSRARFNSQIPLEYAYGAWHDLPSDAETSDIRRYAAITTDQLTGFERHRLEAIEHVARDLPTNRLTKKNAFALSDLSVTDGKARTLAGALHEFVTIERLVELAAWRAARNPAPEKRILSGETLLVRYFDADQDPGTRAINAENRRRATLRDEYFADAREAAEPGDKVKLSTEQNKATKPTIEGLRLRFRIDVDGAECGLDEALGMTTLRADSLVVINPRIDIDRRPDAPVREYTPTAKSMLYAPRGELAELRVERDSDGDARRAWVTVELRDANARGATGFVFGTIEDKQRGFGDGDLYMLDSDPNDWSGSHSMKLATALSDGSPNTLHERLDGRMPTMAHWPEAAKAGQRRFVDGLKALHTAGLLDDFEPSKLDYMGEHGDDPNLVVQGPPGTGKSYTTAFAILARMQGAMNADIPFRVAVSCHTHAAINVLLGKLAEVQEQLAELMAGHPVIARQYFRPELSSVPLYRLKPKEEPNSPILSLPPADQPKMGERTFWGHLERERYCVVGGTPLAQRSLVVSKHGTPRMFGNLLFQCLIIDEASQMNLPLAMLAALALAPDGQLIAVGDHRQMPPIVKHDWANERRRTFQEYRTYVSLFETLLEMGLPTIRFSRSFRLHSEMADFLRREIYAEDGIEFHSTETRTLPTQIGLDPFVEAVLAPDYPIVVIVHDEDRSQLRNIFEQNLIAPVLETLATVYGLDCRTGLGVVVPHRAQRAGLRDALPVLSEVDETGMITHSSVDTVERFQGDERLVIVYSATESDPQYLVTASKFLMDPRRLTVALSRARRKIIVVAARSVFGIFSSDEETFKNAQLWKNLLREECTALLWDGDAAGIGAQVWGSRHPDDNGRGGSKLDAD from the coding sequence ATGACCGAGCCATTGCTGCAGCCACTCTCCGAGAGCCAGACAAAGACGATCGTGCCGACCGATGTCGCGCGTTTTGTCCGTCTGGGCCAATGCGAGCGGTTCCTCCGCTTTCGGCTACACGAACGCGCCCATGGCACCGGATTCATGGGCGAGTATGGCGTGCGCGCCCAGCGGATTCCGGCGCTGTTTCCGCGCTCTGGGCAGGAGTTCGAAGACCGCATCGAGGGGGAGGCTGCCGAGCGCGGACGGACAGTCAGCTTCCGCGATGCGGCCAAGACTGGCGGATGGACCGATAACAACGCCGAGATTGTGCAGCTGGCGCGTTCGCTGCCGGCCGGCGAGTCGGTTCTTCTGTTCCAGCCGCGTGTCAGTGCGGATGTCGACGGCTGGCGGATCCGCGGGGCGATCGACCTGCTGCGGCTGGCGCGCGACGATGATGGCCGGCTGGGCGCGCTGATCGCTGACATGAAGGCGACCCGCGCGACGAAGGTCGACCACCGGCTGCAGGTCGCCTTCTATCACGAGATGATCGCCACGGTCTTCGCGGAAGCCGGCATTGACCTGGCCGGAATCGAGCTAGGCATCCTCTACCGCGGGCCATCCACCCCCGATACGGCGCTGAGCGAAGCCGAGCGTCGGGAGCGTGACGATCAACGGGCGCTGGCAATGGAGATCTTCGGGCTCAGCGAAGGGCTGCTCGAGGTCATCCGCGACCCACTACCGTACCTCGGGTCGGTGCGGGATCTCGTTACCGACGAGCGTTCGACCGCGCGGCGAGTGGCGGCAATGGAGTTTGCCGATGTGCCGTTCCACATCGATCGGCACTGCGATAGTTGTATCTACAATGAGTTCTGCATGAAATGGGCGTTTGCCCACGATGACCTGTCGGTGCTCCCGCACGCGACGATCAACGACAAGCGGGCGCTCCAGCAGATCGGGATCACGACCGTGGCCGATCTGGCCGCGCTGAAAACGCCAGCGTCTCCCGGGTCGCTCGATCTGGTCTCGACGCCCGGATTGGAGGCGCTGGCTCAGCGCGCCGCGACGACCTGGCCGATCGGGCCACGTGTCGACGAGCTGGTTCTCAGGGCGCGTAGCTATCGGTCGCGGATGCGGCACGATGGCGAGAAGCCGCCAAGCTTCATTCCCGACAAGGGGTATGGGTCTCTGCCTCTGAGCAGCCCCGATCTGCATCCGAACCTGGTGCGGATCTACGTCGATGTGCAGGGCGACTATCTGCACGATCGCGTCTACATGCTCGGCGCGCTGATCGTCGGCTGCGAAGAAGGCGAGGAGCACGAGACGCGCCGCCGGGTGGTTGTTCGGCTGGCCGGCGGGCCCCCCGACACCGCGGCTGCAGAACGCGATCTGCTGATCGGCTGGATGTCGGAGGTACTCGCAACGATTGTCGCGGTCGCGGCGGCAGATGAAGACGGTGAGCCGAACGCGCCGATCCACCTGATCTTCTGGGACTCGCTGAGCCAGACCCTGTTGCTCGACGCGCTGGCGCGGCACTTCCAGTCGGTCCTCGACGCCACGGCGCTCTACGATTTCATGACTCAGGTGGCTGGCTACGACTCACCGCTGACGACGTTCCTGTCCGAGGAAATTCGCCAACGCCGCAACTACCCGTTCGTCTGCCAATCGCTACAGTCGGTTGCAGCCTGGCTGGGGTTCGATTGGAATACCCCGGAGCCGTATCGCAAGACGTTCGCCGGACGGATGTTCGATTTCTGGGGACGTTTCGACCCGGAGGACGACGAGTCGTGGTTCATGAGCCGGGCGCGGTTCAACAGTCAGATCCCGCTGGAGTACGCCTATGGCGCGTGGCACGACTTGCCGTCGGACGCCGAGACCTCCGACATCCGGCGCTACGCGGCCATTACCACCGATCAGCTTACCGGGTTCGAGCGACACCGTCTCGAGGCGATCGAGCATGTCGCACGCGATCTGCCGACGAACAGGCTCACGAAGAAGAACGCCTTCGCCCTGTCGGATCTGAGCGTGACCGACGGCAAGGCGCGAACACTGGCCGGCGCGCTGCATGAGTTCGTCACAATCGAACGGCTGGTCGAGCTGGCCGCCTGGCGCGCCGCGCGAAACCCCGCCCCGGAAAAGCGCATCCTGTCCGGTGAGACGCTCCTGGTTCGCTACTTCGACGCGGATCAGGACCCTGGGACGCGGGCGATCAACGCCGAGAACCGCCGTCGCGCGACGTTGCGCGACGAGTATTTCGCGGATGCAAGGGAAGCGGCAGAACCGGGCGACAAGGTGAAGCTCTCGACGGAGCAGAACAAAGCGACAAAGCCGACGATCGAGGGATTGCGGCTGCGATTCCGGATCGATGTCGACGGCGCGGAATGCGGTCTGGACGAAGCTCTCGGCATGACGACGCTACGGGCCGACTCGTTGGTGGTGATCAACCCACGGATCGACATCGATCGCCGACCCGACGCGCCAGTACGCGAATACACGCCGACGGCCAAGTCGATGCTCTACGCGCCGCGTGGGGAGCTGGCCGAACTGCGGGTCGAGCGCGACTCGGACGGCGACGCTCGCCGGGCATGGGTGACGGTCGAGCTGCGTGATGCCAACGCGAGGGGCGCGACAGGATTTGTCTTCGGGACGATCGAGGACAAGCAGCGAGGCTTCGGCGACGGTGACCTGTACATGCTTGACAGCGATCCGAACGACTGGTCCGGGAGCCACTCGATGAAGCTGGCGACGGCGCTGAGCGACGGTAGCCCCAACACGCTGCATGAGCGGCTTGATGGCCGGATGCCCACGATGGCCCACTGGCCCGAGGCGGCGAAGGCTGGCCAGCGACGGTTCGTCGACGGGCTGAAGGCGCTGCATACGGCCGGCCTGCTCGACGACTTCGAGCCGAGCAAGCTCGACTACATGGGCGAGCACGGCGACGACCCGAATCTCGTCGTTCAGGGGCCGCCGGGCACGGGGAAGAGTTATACGACCGCATTCGCGATTCTTGCCCGGATGCAGGGCGCGATGAATGCGGATATTCCGTTTCGCGTCGCCGTCTCGTGCCATACCCACGCGGCAATCAACGTGTTGTTGGGCAAGCTCGCCGAGGTGCAGGAGCAGCTGGCCGAGCTGATGGCCGGCCACCCGGTGATTGCCCGCCAGTACTTCCGGCCGGAATTGTCGAGCGTCCCGCTCTACCGCCTGAAGCCGAAGGAGGAGCCAAACTCGCCGATCCTGTCGCTACCGCCAGCTGACCAGCCAAAGATGGGTGAGAGGACTTTCTGGGGCCATCTGGAGCGCGAGCGGTATTGCGTTGTTGGCGGCACGCCGCTCGCCCAGCGTTCGCTAGTCGTCAGCAAGCACGGGACGCCGAGGATGTTCGGGAACCTCCTGTTCCAGTGCCTGATCATCGATGAGGCGTCGCAAATGAACCTGCCGCTGGCGATGCTCGCGGCGCTGGCGCTGGCGCCAGACGGTCAGCTAATCGCGGTCGGCGATCACCGGCAGATGCCGCCGATCGTCAAGCACGACTGGGCGAACGAACGTCGCCGGACGTTCCAGGAGTACCGCACCTACGTATCCCTCTTCGAGACCTTGCTGGAGATGGGTCTGCCGACCATCCGCTTCAGCCGCAGCTTCCGGCTGCACAGCGAGATGGCCGATTTCCTCCGACGCGAGATCTACGCCGAGGACGGGATCGAGTTCCACTCGACTGAGACGAGGACGCTGCCCACGCAGATCGGGCTCGACCCATTCGTCGAGGCGGTGCTCGCGCCGGACTACCCGATCGTGGTCATCGTCCACGACGAGGATCGAAGCCAGCTGCGGAATATCTTCGAGCAGAACCTGATCGCTCCGGTGCTGGAGACGCTGGCGACCGTCTATGGGCTGGACTGCCGGACGGGCCTGGGCGTCGTCGTGCCGCACCGGGCGCAACGGGCCGGCCTGCGGGACGCCCTGCCCGTTCTCTCCGAGGTGGACGAGACGGGCATGATCACCCACTCCTCCGTCGACACGGTCGAACGCTTCCAGGGAGACGAACGGTTGGTGATCGTCTACAGCGCGACC